A region of Marnyiella aurantia DNA encodes the following proteins:
- a CDS encoding polysaccharide biosynthesis/export family protein, with product MNRIIGVLLFMFFLQSCTTRKPEKQSELNYLQNAKQIATQAALNNAQATIQKGDQLVIFVSAKNMEVVRPFNQGYYTAQTPAPTAAPNVERTYLVDSEGNIDFPILGTLSTTGKSVETLKAELNESISHYVKNPVITVRLANFKVTVLGEVARPGQYTIPEGQTTLLNALGLAGDLTIYGKRDDILMVRNVNGVITEERLNLLEANFINSPYFQLKQGDVIYVSANQTKEKVARLDPNTGTYIAIAGTLIGLAGIFITIFKN from the coding sequence ATGAACAGAATCATTGGTGTGCTGCTTTTTATGTTTTTCCTGCAGTCCTGTACGACGCGCAAGCCAGAAAAGCAAAGTGAACTGAATTATCTGCAGAATGCCAAGCAGATAGCAACGCAGGCAGCTTTAAATAATGCGCAGGCGACCATACAGAAAGGGGACCAGCTAGTCATCTTCGTTTCGGCCAAGAACATGGAGGTAGTAAGGCCGTTCAACCAGGGATATTACACAGCGCAGACCCCTGCTCCCACGGCTGCACCCAACGTGGAGCGTACCTATCTTGTAGATTCCGAAGGAAATATCGATTTCCCAATTTTGGGAACACTAAGTACTACCGGAAAGAGTGTGGAAACTCTAAAGGCAGAACTTAACGAAAGTATCTCACACTATGTAAAAAACCCTGTGATTACCGTCAGACTCGCTAATTTCAAGGTGACGGTACTGGGCGAGGTGGCCCGTCCGGGGCAGTACACTATTCCTGAAGGTCAGACTACGCTGTTAAACGCACTTGGACTTGCGGGAGACCTGACTATTTACGGAAAGCGTGATGATATCCTGATGGTTCGCAACGTAAACGGCGTGATTACCGAGGAAAGGCTGAATCTTCTGGAGGCCAACTTCATCAACTCGCCGTATTTCCAGCTAAAGCAGGGTGACGTGATTTATGTTTCGGCAAATCAAACAAAAGAAAAAGTAGCGCGGCTGGATCCCAACACAGGTACCTATATTGCCATAGCGGGCACCCTTATCGGCCTGGCGGGTATCTTCATCACCATTTTCAAGAATTAA
- a CDS encoding Gfo/Idh/MocA family protein has translation MSEKIRIAVVGCGHIGKRHAEMISRNEDCVLTALVDVKPQEELGIMPYGVPFFSSLEQLLASDADPDVITIATPNGLHYNQALKVLESGRHVVVEKPVTLHREHAAHLIAVAKERDRRLFLVMQNRYSPPAVWLKEMISGRQLGKLYMIQLNCYWNRDERYYAPGSWRGTKELDGGTLYTQFSHFIDIMYWLFGDVKHIDSWFADFNHSRLTEFEDSGMIRLEFENGAMGCLNFSTSVWNRNLESSLTVIAENGSVKIGGQYMDKVEVCHIKDYDMPELAPTNPENDYGSYKGSALNHHFIFENIVDVLRGNAEQAMDPADGLSVVDLIGRMYTAGRRTSASGRGQFN, from the coding sequence ATGTCGGAGAAGATAAGGATTGCCGTAGTGGGATGCGGACATATAGGCAAGAGACATGCTGAGATGATCAGCCGTAATGAAGACTGTGTACTTACTGCATTGGTTGATGTAAAGCCCCAGGAAGAGTTGGGTATTATGCCTTATGGCGTTCCTTTTTTTTCGTCGCTTGAGCAGTTGCTGGCTTCAGATGCAGATCCTGATGTAATCACTATTGCCACCCCCAATGGCCTTCACTATAACCAGGCTCTCAAGGTCCTGGAATCGGGCCGTCATGTAGTTGTAGAAAAACCCGTAACACTTCACAGGGAACATGCAGCACATCTGATTGCGGTGGCTAAGGAACGTGACCGGAGACTATTCCTGGTGATGCAGAACCGTTATTCGCCCCCGGCTGTCTGGCTTAAGGAAATGATTTCAGGCCGCCAATTGGGAAAGCTTTATATGATTCAGCTGAACTGCTACTGGAACCGGGACGAGCGTTATTATGCTCCGGGCTCCTGGCGCGGAACCAAAGAACTGGACGGTGGCACCCTGTATACTCAATTCTCACATTTCATTGATATTATGTACTGGCTTTTTGGCGATGTGAAACATATTGATTCGTGGTTTGCAGACTTTAACCACAGTCGGCTTACGGAGTTTGAGGACAGCGGCATGATACGTTTAGAGTTTGAAAACGGTGCTATGGGGTGCCTGAACTTTTCCACTTCGGTATGGAACAGGAACCTTGAAAGCTCGCTGACCGTGATTGCAGAGAACGGTTCCGTAAAAATTGGCGGACAGTATATGGATAAAGTGGAAGTTTGTCATATTAAAGACTATGACATGCCGGAACTTGCTCCCACCAATCCGGAGAACGACTACGGGTCCTATAAGGGCTCGGCCTTAAACCATCATTTTATTTTCGAAAACATTGTGGACGTGCTTAGGGGAAATGCAGAGCAGGCCATGGATCCCGCCGACGGCCTGAGCGTAGTGGATCTTATTGGCCGAATGTACACCGCCGGACGGAGAACGTCGGCTTCCGGCCGGGGTCAGTTTAACTGA
- a CDS encoding polysaccharide biosynthesis protein: protein MKLRRFGNKIYGGDTLINLTDIRYLPRWVVLILDLCFVAAAVYFSCYVIEKLTYSVQSVFYGRNYMYFLILGISVFFMFIFRTFTGIIRHSTFIDLFKLFMATFCTTFSVGVGSFLFYLVTNERLIYMSIPFSAIFFTTSFIFLFIFRLAVKEFFYYAREYRRSAQRTRIWVLGIDEQAVAVARAVLDNPNLPYHIAGFLTQRNDSARASLLGKPIYSKDKIENTSKEDLMLDGILVVKEMMSKEELNQWVAFFLEKDLQVYKAPTLQQLRNNDPDASIKSLQIEDLLNRKAIKIENDEIKSRHFGKIILVTGGAGSIGSEIVRQVAQYEPALIVVLDQAETPLYETELELRTNFPKVNFKFVLADISNRHRLEPLFQKYHFAMVYHAAAYKHVPLIEENPHESILVNVLGSKNLAFLSSRYEVNRFVMISTDKAVNPTNVMGASKRTAELYVQALQEVDNNKTKFITTRFGNVLGSNGSVIPHFKKQIEKGGPITITHPDIVRYFMTIPEACELVMEAGTMGNGGEIFVFDMGEPVKILDLAERMIKLSGLEPDLDIKIVFTGLRPGEKLYEELLTDGTKTLQTHHEKILISKDACLPFDQIDGLTNLVIKAALRRDKVDVVRNLKNIVPEFISNNSVYEALD, encoded by the coding sequence ATGAAGCTTCGGAGATTTGGAAACAAAATATATGGCGGGGATACTTTAATTAACCTTACAGATATCCGTTATCTGCCGCGGTGGGTAGTACTGATTCTCGATCTGTGCTTTGTGGCCGCTGCTGTGTATTTTTCCTGTTATGTAATTGAGAAATTGACCTATAGTGTTCAGTCGGTATTTTACGGACGGAATTATATGTATTTTCTTATTCTGGGCATAAGCGTATTCTTCATGTTTATATTTCGCACCTTTACAGGGATTATACGCCATTCCACATTTATAGACCTGTTTAAACTGTTTATGGCCACCTTCTGCACTACTTTTAGCGTAGGTGTTGGAAGTTTTTTATTTTATCTGGTCACAAATGAGCGACTGATTTATATGTCCATTCCTTTTTCGGCCATATTCTTCACAACCTCATTCATTTTCCTCTTTATATTCCGCCTGGCGGTAAAGGAGTTTTTTTACTATGCCCGGGAATACCGGCGCAGTGCGCAGCGTACAAGAATCTGGGTACTGGGAATAGATGAACAGGCTGTGGCAGTAGCGCGTGCCGTACTGGATAACCCTAATCTGCCCTATCATATTGCAGGCTTCCTGACCCAACGGAATGATTCGGCCCGTGCCAGTTTGCTGGGTAAACCCATTTACAGTAAGGATAAGATTGAGAATACCAGCAAGGAGGACCTTATGCTGGACGGTATCCTGGTGGTAAAGGAGATGATGTCCAAGGAAGAGCTTAATCAGTGGGTGGCCTTCTTTTTGGAAAAAGACCTGCAGGTTTATAAAGCACCCACCCTGCAGCAATTGAGGAACAATGACCCTGATGCCTCAATAAAATCCCTTCAGATTGAAGACTTGCTGAACCGAAAGGCTATCAAGATTGAGAATGACGAGATCAAAAGCCGTCATTTCGGAAAGATCATCCTGGTAACGGGAGGAGCAGGTTCCATAGGTAGTGAGATTGTAAGGCAGGTGGCGCAGTACGAACCTGCACTTATCGTGGTACTGGACCAGGCAGAAACACCACTATACGAGACAGAACTGGAACTGAGAACGAACTTCCCTAAAGTTAATTTTAAGTTCGTGCTGGCTGATATCTCCAACCGACACCGCCTGGAGCCGCTTTTTCAAAAGTATCATTTTGCAATGGTCTATCACGCAGCTGCTTATAAACATGTGCCGCTGATTGAAGAAAACCCGCATGAATCCATCCTGGTCAATGTTCTGGGATCTAAAAATCTGGCGTTCCTGTCCAGCCGCTATGAGGTAAACCGTTTTGTAATGATTTCTACCGATAAGGCTGTAAATCCGACCAATGTAATGGGAGCATCCAAGAGAACTGCGGAACTTTACGTTCAGGCACTTCAGGAGGTGGATAATAATAAAACCAAGTTCATCACTACGCGCTTTGGGAATGTTTTGGGTTCCAACGGTTCCGTAATACCGCATTTTAAGAAGCAGATTGAAAAAGGCGGACCTATCACCATCACACATCCCGATATTGTACGTTATTTCATGACTATTCCTGAGGCCTGCGAACTTGTTATGGAGGCCGGTACTATGGGTAATGGCGGTGAGATCTTTGTTTTTGACATGGGTGAACCTGTTAAAATACTTGATTTGGCGGAGCGGATGATTAAACTTTCCGGCTTGGAACCCGACCTTGATATTAAAATTGTGTTCACGGGTTTAAGACCGGGCGAAAAACTTTACGAAGAGTTATTAACCGACGGTACCAAGACGCTGCAGACCCACCACGAGAAAATACTTATTTCGAAGGATGCCTGCCTGCCGTTCGATCAGATAGACGGGCTGACCAACTTAGTAATCAAAGCGGCCCTTCGCAGGGACAAAGTGGATGTGGTAAGAAACCTGAAGAATATCGTTCCGGAGTTCATAAGTAACAATTCCGTGTATGAGGCACTGGATTAA
- a CDS encoding aminotransferase class V-fold PLP-dependent enzyme, which produces MNPKILLSTPHMGGNELKYIHQAFTDNWVAPLGANVNGFESDLEEYLGNGSHVAVTSAGTAALHLALVMLDIGPGDEVFCQSMTFAASANPIAYVGATPVFIDSEKDTWNICPEALQEALADRAKKGKLPKAVIIVHLYGMPAKMDELISVCNEYGVPMLEDAAEALGSTYKGVKCGTFGQMAILSFNGNKIITTSGGGALVTKDPLLKKKSIFLGTQARDAAAHYEHTHIGYNYRLSNISAGIGRGQMEVLDERVAARKRNQSFYANLFKDVDGIEVFTEPNEDFFSNHWLTSILVDPAKTGFTREDLRLRMLNKGIESRPLWKPMHMQPVFRGTDFFGSSVSEELFRDGLCMPSGSNLGAAEHERIAEAIQTMVPEVAWSPSV; this is translated from the coding sequence ATGAATCCTAAAATTTTACTCTCCACACCGCATATGGGCGGAAATGAACTGAAGTATATCCACCAGGCATTTACTGACAACTGGGTGGCACCGCTTGGTGCGAATGTTAATGGTTTTGAGTCGGATCTGGAAGAATATCTTGGAAACGGATCTCATGTAGCGGTAACGAGTGCGGGTACCGCAGCCCTTCATTTGGCTCTTGTCATGCTGGACATCGGTCCGGGCGACGAGGTATTCTGTCAGTCCATGACCTTTGCTGCTTCGGCCAATCCCATTGCTTATGTGGGGGCAACGCCCGTTTTCATAGACAGTGAAAAGGATACCTGGAATATATGTCCGGAAGCCCTGCAGGAGGCGCTGGCAGACCGTGCGAAAAAAGGAAAACTACCCAAAGCTGTGATCATAGTACATCTGTACGGCATGCCGGCGAAAATGGATGAACTTATTTCTGTCTGTAATGAGTATGGTGTCCCCATGCTGGAGGATGCTGCTGAAGCTTTAGGCAGCACTTACAAAGGAGTCAAATGCGGCACCTTTGGTCAGATGGCCATCCTTAGTTTTAACGGCAATAAAATCATTACCACTTCAGGAGGCGGCGCGCTGGTAACCAAAGATCCGTTGCTCAAAAAGAAAAGTATTTTCCTGGGCACCCAGGCACGTGATGCAGCAGCGCATTATGAACATACCCATATTGGCTACAATTACCGTCTCAGTAATATATCGGCAGGTATCGGCCGCGGACAGATGGAAGTTTTGGATGAAAGGGTAGCCGCCAGAAAAAGGAACCAGTCCTTCTATGCCAATCTTTTCAAGGATGTAGACGGAATTGAGGTTTTTACTGAACCTAATGAGGATTTTTTCTCCAATCACTGGCTAACTTCCATACTTGTGGATCCAGCGAAAACCGGATTTACCCGTGAGGACTTAAGGCTTAGAATGCTGAACAAAGGAATTGAGTCGCGTCCATTATGGAAGCCTATGCATATGCAGCCGGTATTCCGCGGCACCGATTTCTTCGGTAGCAGTGTTTCTGAAGAACTATTCAGAGACGGCCTCTGCATGCCCTCGGGCTCCAATCTCGGGGCCGCCGAACATGAACGTATTGCTGAAGCCATACAAACAATGGTGCCTGAAGTAGCGTGGTCTCCTTCTGTATAA
- a CDS encoding helix-turn-helix transcriptional regulator, giving the protein MKTSKYSRNFFSRIVISLIMAFAMVVNGQNRNLADESLYSELEKQISAVQYEPDQVQKFIDLYSLKAKSENNHLKIYRAYVLGTKYAANRKKMAYADSMLRTAKEISQPNILGDALMTNGTLHELNEDYNIALLSYVQAQTHLSIKNSPYLANVLNLNIARIRNYLGQNEEAKVLIEEALEFFRKNHGENVDDTDYRNYYMHSLIALLDTQSKLGEFADNKKLVAEGISFIEDEKMPQFRPYFVGSEGIDAYYRKNYPLAISKLNHALTLYSDNWKHLTEKFYLGMSYYKAGKHPEALKYLTMLDEEFQKTGKIDPQFRPAFETLYEYHKNTGNVQKQLEYVNKLLQINTLYEKNYKELFQQLSSRYDNKLLQEEKEQLQNRLVSDRIQSGIISGVSLLIACVSIFIALRYYRRRNYYKKLYEEFSAIPQADATGREAEQAAEPNEAEAYKPQTEGLHETVPAPVVEEKEFEPEETVPVQNDVKNVGDLNPLLVEQIVDKLHHFEQEKGYMKKNLTLTALASRCGTNSSYLSKVLNQNMGQSFNAYLNTLRLNEVIHMWKSRPKTRQLSIQETANKLGYSTAQSFSKNFQERYHISPTYFLKRLNDDEPI; this is encoded by the coding sequence TTGAAAACATCAAAATACAGCCGTAATTTTTTCTCCCGCATAGTCATTAGCTTGATTATGGCTTTCGCTATGGTGGTAAATGGGCAAAATAGGAATTTAGCTGATGAATCACTTTACTCCGAACTGGAAAAACAAATTTCAGCGGTACAGTATGAACCGGACCAGGTTCAGAAATTTATAGATCTGTACTCACTGAAAGCGAAATCAGAAAATAATCACTTAAAGATTTACCGGGCATATGTCTTGGGTACAAAATACGCAGCTAACCGGAAAAAAATGGCCTATGCTGACAGTATGCTCCGTACTGCAAAAGAAATTAGTCAACCTAATATCCTGGGCGATGCTTTAATGACTAATGGTACACTTCATGAGCTTAATGAAGATTATAACATAGCCTTACTAAGTTATGTGCAGGCGCAAACACACCTGTCCATAAAAAACAGTCCATATCTGGCTAATGTTTTAAACCTTAATATTGCACGAATCCGAAATTACCTCGGACAGAATGAAGAAGCAAAGGTATTAATTGAGGAAGCATTAGAATTTTTCAGGAAAAACCACGGTGAAAATGTGGATGATACAGATTATCGAAACTATTATATGCACTCCCTTATCGCCCTTTTGGATACACAGTCCAAGCTTGGCGAGTTTGCAGATAATAAAAAGCTTGTGGCAGAAGGCATTTCCTTTATTGAAGATGAAAAAATGCCGCAGTTCCGGCCCTATTTCGTAGGTTCAGAAGGAATAGACGCCTATTACAGGAAAAACTATCCGCTCGCCATCAGCAAATTAAACCATGCCCTCACCCTGTACTCGGATAACTGGAAACATCTCACCGAGAAGTTTTACCTCGGCATGAGCTATTATAAGGCCGGCAAACATCCTGAGGCCTTAAAATATCTTACGATGCTGGACGAAGAATTCCAGAAAACCGGTAAGATTGACCCCCAGTTCAGACCTGCCTTTGAAACACTCTATGAATATCATAAGAATACAGGCAATGTGCAGAAGCAACTGGAGTATGTAAATAAACTGCTGCAGATCAACACCCTGTACGAAAAGAACTATAAAGAACTTTTCCAGCAGCTCAGCAGCCGCTACGACAATAAACTTCTTCAGGAAGAGAAGGAACAGCTGCAGAACAGATTGGTTTCCGACCGGATACAGTCGGGGATTATAAGTGGTGTCTCACTCTTAATTGCCTGTGTTTCAATATTCATCGCCTTACGTTACTACCGCCGGAGAAATTATTATAAAAAGCTCTATGAAGAGTTTTCGGCGATTCCCCAGGCCGACGCCACTGGCCGTGAAGCAGAGCAAGCTGCAGAACCGAACGAAGCTGAAGCCTACAAACCGCAAACTGAAGGACTGCACGAAACGGTGCCGGCACCTGTGGTGGAGGAAAAAGAATTTGAGCCGGAAGAAACAGTGCCGGTTCAGAATGATGTGAAGAATGTGGGCGACCTCAATCCGCTGCTGGTGGAGCAGATTGTGGATAAACTGCATCATTTCGAGCAGGAAAAGGGGTATATGAAAAAGAACTTGACACTTACTGCCCTGGCTTCCCGGTGTGGTACAAACAGTTCTTACCTTTCTAAGGTGCTTAACCAGAACATGGGTCAAAGCTTTAACGCCTACCTCAACACACTCCGTTTAAATGAAGTCATTCATATGTGGAAAAGCAGGCCGAAAACACGGCAGCTCAGCATACAGGAAACCGCCAACAAACTTGGCTACAGCACCGCACAGAGTTTCTCCAAAAACTTCCAGGAACGCTACCACATCTCCCCTACCTACTTCCTGAAAAGGCTGAATGATGACGAACCGATTTAA
- a CDS encoding VOC family protein, with translation MTVHHYGLATKSIEKSIKSFIALGYEACSDIIFDPLQGVNLLFLKNENDHFIELVEPAATENPVSKILSKNGSSLYHICYTVDHLDQKIEELKSNRFKLVLPPTPAVAFEGRKICFLYHPSLGLIELLEK, from the coding sequence ATGACCGTACACCATTATGGATTAGCGACTAAATCAATTGAAAAAAGTATCAAATCATTTATAGCCTTAGGATATGAAGCCTGTTCTGATATTATTTTCGACCCGCTACAGGGGGTTAATCTTTTATTTTTAAAAAATGAGAATGATCATTTTATCGAACTGGTAGAACCCGCGGCTACTGAAAATCCGGTTTCCAAAATCTTATCGAAAAATGGATCATCATTATATCACATTTGCTACACTGTTGACCACTTGGACCAAAAGATTGAAGAACTTAAAAGTAACCGTTTTAAGCTTGTATTACCTCCTACGCCCGCAGTAGCATTTGAGGGAAGAAAAATATGTTTTCTTTATCATCCAAGTTTGGGACTTATTGAGCTTTTGGAAAAATAG
- a CDS encoding helix-turn-helix domain-containing protein: protein MNDSTQKCNFRQYFNAYLNTLRLNEVIHMWKSRPKTRQLSIQETANKLGYSTAQSFSKNFQERYHISPTYFLKRLNDDEPI, encoded by the coding sequence ATGAATGATAGCACACAAAAATGTAATTTTCGACAATACTTTAACGCCTACCTCAACACACTCCGTTTAAATGAAGTCATTCATATGTGGAAAAGCAGGCCGAAAACCCGGCAGCTCAGCATACAGGAAACCGCCAACAAACTTGGCTACAGCACCGCACAGAGTTTCTCCAAAAACTTCCAGGAACGCTACCACATCTCCCCTACCTACTTCCTGAAGAGGCTGAATGATGACGAACCGATTTAA
- a CDS encoding acetyltransferase — protein MILIGASGHAKVILDILFKNEITVDRILDANPPVTELFGVPVNLDDGAQLSKETKAVIAVGNNLIRKKIAESRLLQYMPAVHPRSTVSPFAKIGTGTVVMANAVINPDALVGKHCIINTGAVIEHDCVLEDYVHISPNAALAGNVTVGECSQIGIGAVVLQGIKIGNNVTVGAGAVIIRDIPDRVTVVGNPGRIIK, from the coding sequence ATGATTTTAATCGGTGCAAGCGGTCATGCCAAGGTGATTCTGGATATTCTTTTTAAGAATGAAATCACGGTGGACAGAATACTGGATGCCAATCCTCCCGTAACGGAGCTGTTTGGTGTTCCGGTAAACCTTGATGATGGAGCACAGCTATCAAAAGAAACCAAAGCCGTTATCGCTGTAGGTAATAACCTGATCCGCAAAAAGATTGCGGAATCCAGGTTGTTGCAGTATATGCCTGCGGTTCATCCCCGAAGTACGGTTTCCCCCTTTGCCAAAATAGGTACAGGTACCGTGGTTATGGCTAACGCGGTGATTAATCCAGACGCTTTAGTAGGAAAGCACTGCATTATTAATACCGGTGCAGTGATTGAGCACGACTGTGTACTGGAGGATTATGTGCATATTTCACCAAATGCCGCACTTGCAGGAAACGTTACTGTGGGCGAATGTAGCCAGATCGGTATTGGAGCTGTGGTGCTTCAGGGAATTAAGATCGGAAATAATGTTACAGTCGGTGCCGGTGCAGTGATTATCCGCGATATTCCTGATCGAGTAACTGTTGTCGGAAATCCAGGCAGGATAATTAAATAG
- a CDS encoding sugar transferase, which translates to MYRNYIKRLLDFMTALAGLVILSPLLIVVIIGLTLVNSGKPFFLQRRPGKGGRIFKIVKFKTMTDGRDAAGNLLPDAQRLTPVGNFVRKTSLDEIPQLINVLKGDMSLIGPRPLLPEYLPLYSPQQARRHEVRPGITGWAQVNGRNAVSWEDKFIMDVWYVDHVSPGLDLQILMMTVQKVFKSEGISAEGQATAERFKGNAI; encoded by the coding sequence ATGTATAGAAATTATATTAAGCGCCTTCTAGATTTCATGACTGCACTTGCAGGCTTGGTTATTCTCAGTCCACTTTTAATAGTAGTTATAATCGGTCTTACTCTCGTCAACAGCGGCAAGCCATTTTTCCTGCAAAGGAGACCGGGAAAAGGGGGACGGATTTTCAAAATTGTTAAATTCAAGACCATGACGGATGGAAGGGATGCAGCCGGAAACCTGTTGCCAGATGCGCAGCGTTTGACTCCGGTCGGAAACTTTGTACGCAAAACTTCACTTGATGAAATTCCACAGCTGATTAATGTACTGAAGGGCGATATGTCCCTTATAGGGCCGAGGCCTTTGCTTCCGGAATATTTACCTTTATACAGCCCGCAACAGGCCAGGCGTCATGAAGTAAGACCGGGTATTACCGGTTGGGCCCAGGTAAACGGGCGGAATGCGGTAAGCTGGGAAGATAAATTTATAATGGATGTTTGGTATGTGGACCATGTAAGTCCAGGACTGGACTTACAAATTCTGATGATGACCGTACAGAAGGTTTTCAAATCAGAAGGCATCAGTGCTGAAGGACAGGCTACTGCAGAACGTTTTAAAGGAAATGCGATATGA
- a CDS encoding polysaccharide deacetylase family protein, with product MNILTFDIEEWYLEKVYHGGRAEKYAEFDRFLNIILDLLDEVNTNATFFCVGKMALDFPEIVRKIFERGHEVGCHSDKHMWLNKLSREETFEDTRTAVDALEQCTGEKILSYRAPAFSIGKNNSWAFEVLCQCGITRDASIFPAARDFGGFESFKYKEPTYISYNNHTLKEFPVSTVTLLGSKLVYSGGGYFRFFPLSFIRNQMRSNSYSMTYFHIGDLIPEINKLMSRSEYEEYFMENGNLFNRYIRYLKSNFGTKGACEKLVQLVKGVNFVSVEQADLDIEWSLAPVMDLTDLK from the coding sequence ATGAACATTCTTACTTTTGACATTGAGGAGTGGTACCTGGAGAAGGTCTACCATGGAGGCCGCGCGGAGAAATATGCTGAGTTCGACCGTTTTCTGAATATTATACTGGATTTACTGGACGAAGTGAATACAAATGCTACGTTTTTTTGTGTGGGAAAGATGGCACTTGATTTCCCGGAGATCGTTAGGAAAATTTTTGAACGAGGACATGAGGTGGGCTGTCATTCTGATAAGCATATGTGGCTGAACAAACTAAGCAGAGAGGAAACATTTGAAGATACCCGTACAGCTGTGGATGCTCTTGAACAGTGTACGGGTGAGAAGATTCTCAGTTACCGGGCACCCGCATTCTCCATAGGGAAAAATAACAGTTGGGCCTTTGAGGTTCTATGTCAGTGTGGCATTACGCGCGACGCATCCATTTTTCCGGCGGCACGTGACTTTGGAGGATTTGAATCCTTTAAGTATAAGGAGCCTACCTATATTTCATATAATAATCATACATTAAAAGAGTTCCCTGTCTCTACAGTTACATTGTTGGGAAGCAAGCTTGTATATTCAGGAGGAGGTTATTTTCGGTTTTTTCCGCTTTCATTTATCCGTAATCAGATGAGATCCAATTCTTATTCGATGACCTACTTTCACATCGGCGATTTAATACCGGAAATTAATAAATTAATGTCGCGCAGCGAATATGAAGAGTATTTTATGGAAAACGGCAATTTATTTAACCGGTACATAAGGTACCTTAAAAGTAATTTTGGCACCAAGGGTGCCTGTGAAAAATTAGTCCAGTTGGTTAAAGGAGTGAATTTTGTAAGTGTTGAGCAGGCTGATTTAGATATCGAGTGGAGTTTAGCTCCTGTAATGGATTTGACCGATCTGAAATAA
- a CDS encoding GNAT family N-acetyltransferase, whose protein sequence is MSMLEFQKFDYNVSLDRQQKLFAECFPEVFDDAHTSISYSTDKYKWLFQSYPAATKSYEYAAMIKDDLVGYYAALPFVYKIGNRTYSSGMVCGVMTSPKQRKAGIFTKLGNFAAEEQTKAGVDFNLTFPIRKAVMPGFMRMGWEVGFDMPLYIKFLKLNSLLQRKKLGVLAPVFNIGAALYSTAFRKKNNADIKIVTFKKFEEISGYGEFVKAYEQATPNTLKKDAAFSKWRYGAPGAEYLFLCAYRADRLIGFVSLRAMVREGVPSYGIVDFMYTEGVCLNNLYNAMEERARANGIEAIMTMMSKFSAGKYRILSHGFLKSPFKFHFIFKNLSGKIEQQEMFSEKDWHLMFVDTDDL, encoded by the coding sequence ATGAGTATGCTAGAATTTCAGAAGTTTGATTACAATGTGTCACTGGACCGGCAGCAAAAGCTGTTTGCTGAATGTTTCCCCGAGGTATTTGATGACGCGCACACCAGTATTTCTTATTCTACTGATAAGTATAAATGGCTTTTCCAGTCCTATCCCGCTGCCACCAAATCTTATGAGTACGCCGCGATGATAAAGGACGACTTGGTGGGCTATTATGCCGCGCTGCCCTTTGTTTATAAAATAGGTAACAGGACTTACAGTTCAGGGATGGTTTGCGGGGTAATGACCAGCCCAAAGCAGAGAAAAGCAGGGATATTCACCAAACTTGGTAACTTTGCAGCTGAAGAGCAAACGAAAGCCGGTGTGGATTTCAACCTTACATTTCCCATCCGCAAGGCGGTGATGCCCGGTTTTATGCGGATGGGTTGGGAAGTGGGTTTTGATATGCCTCTGTATATCAAATTCCTGAAACTGAACTCACTGTTGCAGCGTAAGAAATTAGGGGTGTTGGCTCCCGTGTTTAATATAGGTGCTGCACTGTACAGCACAGCATTCAGGAAAAAGAATAATGCGGATATTAAAATTGTTACGTTTAAAAAGTTTGAAGAGATCAGTGGGTACGGTGAGTTTGTTAAAGCGTATGAGCAGGCTACACCTAATACACTAAAGAAAGATGCTGCGTTCAGCAAGTGGCGTTATGGTGCGCCGGGCGCCGAATATCTGTTCCTTTGCGCTTACAGAGCGGACCGGCTTATCGGTTTTGTTTCACTGCGGGCTATGGTGCGGGAGGGCGTTCCTTCTTATGGCATCGTTGATTTTATGTACACAGAAGGAGTTTGCCTGAATAATCTGTACAACGCGATGGAAGAACGTGCAAGAGCAAATGGAATTGAAGCCATAATGACGATGATGAGTAAGTTCTCTGCAGGAAAATACCGTATATTGTCCCACGGTTTTTTAAAGAGTCCGTTTAAGTTCCATTTTATTTTCAAGAATTTGTCAGGAAAAATTGAACAGCAGGAAATGTTTAGTGAGAAAGACTGGCACCTTATGTTTGTAGATACAGATGACCTTTAA